ATGTCGGCGCCGCCCTCGGCGTCAAGAATGTCGTCTTCCCGGCCGTCGTCGCCGGCGACCCCGACCGGGCCGCGTTCGCCTTCCTCGGTACGACGACCGGCGGCAACTACCAGGACGCCACCACCTTCACCGGCGCGTGGCACCTGTACGTCACCGTCACCTACGACGGCGGGCGCACCTGGTCGTTGACCGACGCGACGCCGAACGACGCGGTGCAGAAGGGTTCGATCTGCACCGGCGGCACCACCTGCGGCACCGACCGGAACCTGCTCGACTTCATGGACGTCCAGCTCGACAAGCAGGGCCGTGTCCTCGTCGGGTACGCCGACGGATGCACCGGCGCCTGCGCCACCGGCGGCGCGCAGAACTTCGACGCGCTGGCCACCATCGCCCGGCAGAGCGGCGGGAAGTCGCTGTTCGCCGCCTCAGACCCGGTCATGACGGGGAAGGCGAAGAAGAAGTGATCCGCGTCCGAGCGGCTGCGCTCGTGCTGGCCGCCGCCGCAGCCCTCACCGGCTGCGGCGGCACCGCCGGGGATACGGACCTCGGCGATCCGGACGCGCCCGGCGCGGCGGCGCCCCGGGCCGAATCCCCGGCCGCCTCTCTCGTCTGCGCCGACGCGGCGACGGCCGTGCCGCGGCCCACCGCGCTCCCGCGCGAGGTTCCGCTGCCGTCCGACGCCGTGCTCACCGGCTCCGAGGAGCGGTCCGGCGGTCGCCTGGTGGTCACGGCGGTGACACCGGGTGACTTCCGCTCGACCCTCGCGTTCATGCAGCGGGCCTACCCGGCGGCCGGGCTGACCCTCAAGGAGGGTGAGGTCGAGGACCGCGACGCCGAGTCGAACTTCGCCGGCAAGGGCCTGATCGGTCGCTGGACGCTGCGCGAGATACCGGACTGTGACGGCGACACCCTGGTCACCGTGCTCGTGGCGAGGCCCTGACGGCGGATCGCTTCCTCTGGCTCGACTCCGAATCAATGGCCGCTGTACGGCGATCGGGATGGGCGGGACCGGCACGGGATGCCCGCTCATGCGGTGGGGGCGTTGAGGACGCAGTCGACAGCCGTGTAGAGAGTGTCGGTTTCGGACTTCAGGATCGAGTCCTCGGCGGGCAGGGCGCGTTCGATGGAGAGCCCGTTGAGGACGGTGAGCAGGAACCTCACCCGGCGTGCGTGGTCTTCCCTGGGAAGCGCGCCTTCCTCAGCGAGAACCGTCAGCCAGTACTCGATACGGCGCCATCCTTCCCGCTCCAAGGCGAGATACGCCGCGCGCACCTCCTCGGTCGGTTCGGGTGCGATGAAGCTCTGGTGGACGTGTCCCCACGCCTCACGCGCCTGCTTCCCGACGCCGGCGGGGGCGAGCACGTGCCGGAGACAGGTGACCAGTCGATCCCGGGCGGGCAGGGATCGGTCGTGGATCGGGTCGTCCGGGAACATCTGGCCGTAGATTCTGGCGAGCACGGCGTCCTGCAGCGCGCGCTGGGTCGGAAAGTGGAACCTGAGCGAGCCCGTGCTCACCCCGGCTCGTGCCGCGACCGCACGCACGCTCAACCGCGCAGTCACATCCTCTGCGAGCATCGCCGCCGCAGCCGCGAGGACCCGTTCCCGTGAGCCGGTGCTGCTGTCGTCCCGTGTCATCCGCCACCTCCTGACACATCGTACTAGCACGCTGTGCTAGCGTCGCCACTAGCACAGCGTGTTAGTAAGTAGCGACGATCGACGGCGAGCGAGGAAACGTGATCGAGGACTGGCGGCAACGGCGGGCGGCCAAGCGCATCAAGAGCGGCGACGGGCGGGCACTGGCACCTTTCCGCTGGTGGCAGCTCCCCTTCCGCGCGCTGTTCCACCTCCCGCTGCCCCACGGGGATGGCCGGCAGACGGTGTATGCCGTCGACATCCCACGCCGGACCGACCCGGACGGCGGCAAGGCGAGAGCGCACCTGTACGTCGACGGCGAACACCACGCCGAGTCCAAGCTCCCGGCAGCCTTCCCCGTCGCGGGTGGCACCATCGACGTGGCGGTCAGTGCATTCGGGCTCAAGCGCTGCCACTACGTCACCGCGGCCGGCGTGGAGCGCCGCCTCATTCCTGACCCGAAGTCCGCCGAAGGACGCCGTGCCCGCGTCACACGGGAGCACCCGACGCTGAGCCGCTCGATCAGTTTCCTCTCGGTGCTGATGCTCCTTGTCGGCGTGGGACTGAACCTGCTGCAACTCGCCGAACCGATCTCGAAGATCCCCCCGATCGCCGACAGCATCGGAGTTTTCGAATCGCCCGTTCGCCTCCCGATCTGGCTCAACTTCGCCCTCGCTGTGGGGGCCATGGTGGGGAGCACTGAGCGGGCACTCCGCCTGCGTTACAGCGCGCTCGACCACGCCGGGAAATAGCACTGTCCAGGGAAGGAAGCCATGACCACTATCGACAAGCCGAACTCGCTACTCGTTTCGGGCGAGCCTCGCAATGGGCCGTCAGTTCCACCTGGGGTGGAGTACCACCGGGTACTCGCAGGCGACAAGCGCCGGATCGGTCGCGGCATTCTCGCAATCATCCTCCTGCTGGCAGGGCTCGTCGTCTTCCCGACGGTCATCGGCAGAGCGGTCGCGCTCATCGACCTACAGATGGGCAACACCCCGCCAATCCTGGGCGGCACCGACTACACGCCGCTCTACCATGCCAGTTCGCTCTTCTCCCTCGGCCTGCTCATTCCGTGGAGCATGCTCATCCAGCGGTGGCTCTACGGCGTGCCCGGCGCGTCCCTGCACTCCGTGACGTCGCGGTTCCGCTTCGACCTGCTCGGCAAGTCGCTTCTCATATTCGGTCCCGCCTGGCTGGTGGTCAACGCTCTCGGAGCTCTCGCGCCCGTCGAGGAGGTCCCGTGGTCGCAGACCGACCTCATCGCCTTCTTCCTCGCCACGATCCTCCTCACCCCGCTCCAGTCGGCGGGCGAGGAATACGGCGTACGTGGGCTGATCTTCCGCGTGATCGGAAGCTGGACCCGCAGCTCACGGGCGGGACTGGTCGCCGGGGTGCTCGTCTCGAGCGTGCTGTTCACGGCCGTTCACGGCGCGACGGATCCGTACATCATCGTCTGGTACTTCGTGCTCTGGACCGGACTGGCCATCATCACCTGGCGCACGGGCGGACTTGAAATCGCGGTCATGCTTCACGCCGTGCTCAACACGTTCTCCTTCATCCTTGCCACATCGCTACGGGTGGACCTCGGTAGCGCGTTGCAGGACCGTTCCGCCGGGGTCGGCACGCCGTACCAGCTCGTCCCTGCCTTCACCGTCATCGTCATCACCGCAATCATCTGGTGGCGCACCCGAAAGACAGGACCAGCACTCACCGCGGGCCATAGTCACGCACCGCGTCACACTCGGCCGTAAGGTGACGTCACCGACAGATCTTTTCGAGGGCTGCCGTGTCCGCCGCCGACATTCGAAGAAGAATGTGACGTCATCGCTCCCTGGCTACATCCAGCCAAGCGCCGGGCAGCGCAATGCACATCGACCCTGCACGGCTCACCACCTCTCCGCTGATCCTCAGCGGGCGACCACCGCGATGCCCCGCTGCGACCACACCACGGGAGCACCACCATGCTGGGCAGGGTGGAGCGGCCGGAGCCAGCCTCAGCCTCGGAGCCGCCGCGGAGCGGACCCCGCTCCGCGGCGAACACGGCTGGCGGTGCGCGACCCGGCCGCCGGTTCACCGCCATTCGACAATGATGGATTGAGAGCATGATGTCCTCCTGGATCACCACGCCGATCACCACGGATCTCCTGCGCGGCGCGCTCGACGTGCAGCGCACCGCGCGCGGGGTGCTGCCGCACCGGCTGCCCGCCTGGGCCCGCGCCCAGTACACCGACGGGCAGCTCGCCATGGTGGAGGCGCAGCCCGCCGGCGTACGGCTGGCCTTCCGCACCCACGCGACCGCGGTCGAGCTGGACACGCTGCCCACCCGACACGCCTACCTCGGCCTGCCGGGCCGTCCCGACGGCGTCTACGACCTGCTCGTCGACGGTCACCTGACCGACCAGACCAGCGCCACCGGCGGCGACACGGTGATCACCGACCTGAGCACCGGGACCACGCAGCGCCGGTCCGGTCCTCCCGGCACCGTCCGGTTCACCGGGCTGCCCGACCGGGAGAAGGACGTCGAGATCTGGCTGCCGCACCACGAGACCACCGAACTCGTCGCCCTGCGCACCGACGCCCCCGTCGCGCCCGTACCCGACCGGGGACGCCGGGTCTGGCTGCACCACGGCAGCTCCATCAGTCAGGGATCCAACGCCACCAGTCCCACCGCCACCTGGCCCGTCGTCGCCGCGTCCCTCGGCGGCGTCGACCTGGTCAACCTCGGCTTCGGCGGCAGCGCGCTGCTCGACCCGTTCACCGCCCGCACCATGCGCGACACCCCGGCCGACCTGATCAGCGTGAAGATCGGCATCAACCTGGTCAACGCCGACCTGATGCGGCTGCGCGCCTTCGTCCCGGCCGTGCACGGCTTCCTCGACACCATCCGGGAGGGCCATCCCACCACGCCGTTGCTGGTGGTCTCCCCGATCTACTGCCCCATCCACGAGGACACCCCCGGCCCTGGCACGTTCGACCTTGCCGCCCTCGCCGCCACCGGCGAGGTGCGCTTCCGGGCCACCGGCGACCCGGCCGAGAAAGCGAGCGGGAAGCTCACCCTGCGTGTCATCCGGGACGAGTTGGCGCGGATCACCGCCCAGCGCGCTGCCGACGACCCGAACCTGCACCACCTCGACGGCCTCGACCTCTACGGCGAAGCCGACTTCGCCGAGCTGCCGCTGCCCGACCAACTCCACCCGGACACCGCCACCCACCGGCGCATCGCCGCACGCTTCGCGAAGCGGACGTTCGACGCCGACGGCCCCTTCGCGGAACGCCGCTCCTGATTCACCTGCGGTCGGTCCGCGCCGCGCCACGTATGTCCGATCGGCATGAATCCCGCGACTTCTGTCTTCGACCGCATGCCGGATCGCTGTCAGGGTCGAGTCTGTCCGACCGGCTGTCCGGCCGCCGGTCCACGCATCCACAAGGAGTGATCATGGTTTTTGCGACACACCGCCTGGTGGCGATGGCGGCGTTGGTGTCCCTGGCCGCCTGCAGCCCCGCCGGTGCCGCCGAGCAGCCGACGCGGGACAGCGAAGTGACGGCGACCGTGTCACCCGCACCCGACAGCGGGCACGCGTTCCGGCAGTTGGAGGAGAGGTTCGACGCGCGGCTGGGCGTCTACGCGATCGACACCGGCAGCGGCCGCACGATGGGGTACCGGGCCGACGAACGGTTCGCGTACGCCTCGACGTTCAAGGCGTTGGCCGCCGCGGAGGTCCTCGACGAGACCACAGACGCCGAGCTGGACCGGGTGGTGCGGTACTCCGCGGACGACCTGGTCACCTACTCGCCGGTCACCGAGCAGCACGTCGCCACGGGCATGTCGCTGCGCGCCATCGCGGACGCCGCCGTCCGGTACAGCGACAACACCGCCGGCAACCTGATGTTGCGTCAGCTCGGTGGACCGCAGAAGTTCGAGAAGGAACTGCGCGAGATCGGCGACAAGGTCACCGATCCGGCGCGCTACGAGACCGCGCTCAACGAGGCCAGGCCGGGAGACCGACGGGACACCAGCACGCCGCGGGCCCTGGCCCAGGACCTGCGGGCGTACGCCGTCGGCGACGCCCTCGAACCCGCGGACCGCGCCACCCTCAACGGTTGGCTGCGGGGCAACACCACCGGTGGCGAGCTGATCCGCGCCGGTGTGCCCGACGGGTGGGTCGTCGGGGACAAGACCGGCGCCGGCGGATACGGCACCCGCAACGACATCGCGGTGATCTGGCCGCCGGACCGGGCGCCGATCGTCCTCGCGGTGCTGTCCAGCCGGGACGAGAAGGACGCCGGCTATGACAACGCCCTCATCGCCGAGGCGACGAAGGCGGTGCTGGCCGGCTGGTGACCGGGTGACCGACACCCACTCGTCGCCGAGCGCCCGCACCGACGTGTCGGACACCGCAGGGCAGCGGCGATGCAGGCCAAGCCACGCATCGATTTCGCCCGGGCACCCACGGAACCGACCGGCTGAGCCACGCGACCCGTACGTCGAGACGTCCCGACGCGGTGGCGACGTCGTGTCACTGCCCGGCGGCCGCGTTGAGCGGTGCAACGGAATGTCCATCACCTTTGACGAAAGGTATCTCTCCGATGAACGCCCCACGACCCGACGCTTCCTGGAAGACGACGGATCGCAGCCCTTCTGACGCAGGAAGCCCGCGACCGCGGGCACCGCAGCATTCGCCGCCGGCCGTCGATCCCTCCCGCCCGTTCGGCGCTCACCTGCGGATGGCCTGGTGGAAACCGCTCGTGGTCCTCGCCGTGCCGCCGCTGGTGATGCTGGTCCTCCAGGTGCTGTCCTGGCAGCTCGTGGGCGTCATCGAGGGCAGCGACGACCCCATGTCCCCCACCATGACGCCGCTGAAGTCCCTGGGCATCAACCTCAGCATCGGCGCGTCGGGCGTCGTGGCGATCCTGCTCCTGGCGCGGACCGCCCGGGTGCCGTGGCGCAGCCTGATCAGCTCACCCCGGCCCTTCGACGCCCGCCGCCTGGGCACCTACCTGGTCGCAGCCGCGCTGCTGGTGGGTGCCGGGATCGGGGTGACCGCGCTGGTCGCGCGCGACTCGACGCCCTGGGTCGGCTTCGGTGTCAGCGGCACGACGATCGCCCTGCTGATCGTCACCGTGCTGACCACCCCGCTGCAGTCCGCCGGCGAGGAACTGTGGTGGCGCAGCGCCGTACTGCCCGCCGCCGCCTCATGGGTACGTGCGGTCCGGCCGGCCCTCGCCGTCGGGCTCGTCGTCTCCAGCCTCGGCTTCGCCACGCTCCACGGATCGAGCGACCCGTGGCTGTTCGGCTACTTCGCCTTCATCGGCCTCTGCACCGGCCTGATGGCGATCATCAGCCGCGGCATCGAGGCGCCGGTCGCCTTCCACGCCGCCAACAACGTCCTGTTCGGCATCGTCAACACGGTGCTGGCCGACGGCAAGCCCTACGCGATCGACCGCTCCACCGACTCCGGAGACGCGTCCCTGCTGATCCTCGCAGCCGTCAACATCGCCATGGTGGCGCTGGTCTGGCTGCGCGAGCGGCACGCCCGAACCACGAGCTAACCCCACCAGGGCAGGACGCCCGTCCGGAGATGGTCGTGCAGGGACCGGGCGACCTGCGCCATCGTCGCCTCACTACCGGGCTGGGCCACGGCGGGCACCCGCGAGGCGGTGAGCGCGGCGACCGCGTACGACTGCCCGTCCGCGTGCTCCACCACCCCCACCTCGTGACGCAGGTGCAGCAGCGTGCCGGTCTTCGACGACCAGCGGGACACGTCGGAGGTGAAGTCCGGGGCCAGCCGCTGCCGGTGCAGGTTGTCACCCATCAGGGCGCGTACCCGCGCGGCAACGGTCTCGTGGATCGTCGAGGGCCGCCAGAGTGCGTGCAGCAGGTCGACGAAGGCCCGGGCCGATCCGGCGTTGGCGCGGGTGACGTCGAGCTGGGCGACGGGGTGGCCCCGCCCAGGGGTGGTCGCGCCGATGGCGAGGGAATGGGCCAGGTGTACGTCCTCGGGGCCGAGACGTTCGGCGGGGGTGTCGGTGAGGTCCCCGACCCGATGCCGCACGGCGATGCCGTCGATGCGGAGTCGCCGCAGCTCGGCGGCGACCGCGGCCGGCGGGACGAGATCGAACAGGGCGTCGGCGGCGACGTTGTCGCTGATGCAGGTGCTCAGGTAGAGCAGGTCGTCCACCGCGATCCGCGCCGGGTGACGGAAGCGGCTCAGCCCGGTCGGGCCCGGTGTGGTGATCCGACTGGGCGGCACCTCGATCGGCGTCGCCGGGTCGAGTTCCCCGCGCGCGACCCGTTCCAGCACGGCGACCGCCAGCGGCACCTTCACCAGCGACGCCGCCGGATACGGCGTGTCCGCGTCGAATCCGATCTCGGCGCCGGTGTCGAGGTTGCGGACCAGGTAGGCGCCGTGCAGCCCCGCCTCGTCGAGCAGGTCCTGGGCGTGGCGTACCACCGCGACGGCGCTCATGTCGGGTCTCCGGTCGACGGGCTGCCGGTTGGCGCCTCTTCGGTCGGCCTCTCGTGACCGTCGGAGGCGCCCAGGCAGCGTGCGATGTCCGCGTACAGGACCGTGCTGAGCTGGTCGAGGTCCTCGCGTGTGCCGGTGGCGACGTCGTAGCCCCGTAGCAGCCGCAGGCCGGCGAGAGGACGCCAGTGCAGGTCGAACTCGTCGGCCTGTTGACGGGAGCAGAGCAGCAGGTCGGGAGAGCAGAGGGCCGCTGCCGCGGCGTCGACCAGCGACGGCGCGACCGTCACCTGGGCCGGTGCCAGGCCGACCGCCTGGCCGGCGCGGGTCAGCGGGTCGCGCAGGTGAGCGACGTCGTCCTCGGGTTGGATCAGGATCCGCCGGCGTGCCTGGGTGCGGGCCCGGCCGCTGCGCAGCGTCTCCAGGAAGACCGTCGGCGCCGGAAAGGGGGTCCGGGCGGCCAGCCCGAGCGGCACCCGCCAGGACGCCTCGGCCTCCGGAACCGCCACGATCCCGGCACCGACCTCCAGGGTCCGGCAGAGCCGTTCACGCTCGGACGGGCCGGCGGTCCGTACCTCCAGGTGGATGCGCTGCCGCCGCGCCGCGACCACCAGAGCGGCGAGGCGGCGCGGCGGGCAGATCTCGGGTACGGCGACCTGCAGCGGGCGCAGCCGGGCCCGCTCGGCGTCGTCGCCCATGGCCTCGGCGAGGTCGACCAGGCGCCGGGCCGACGGCAGCATCTCCTGCCCGAACGACGTCAGCCGCACCGCGCGGGACGACCGGTCGAACAGTCGCGCCCCGAAGTGCTCCTCCAGGGCGGCGATCCGGCGACTGGCCACCGACTGAGGGATGCCCGCGGCGGCGGCCCCGGAGGTGAAGCTGCCGTGGCCGCTGACCGCGACGAAGGCCCGGCAGGCGGCGACCACATCCACCCACCGAACCTATCCCGAGCATGGGAACGAGCTGGCGCGGCACCCGCCCAGCATCGGGCCGGAGCCGGCCTGATGCTGGGCACGATGACACATCGTGACGCACGGTGTCAGGTGGCGAGACCGACGCGTGGCCGTGCGGGCCGCTGTCTCGATCTCGCGCCCGAGCAGGAGGCGTCACTGCGAAATTGCGGTGGCCTCCAGTTCGACGAGCACGTCAGGCTCGAAGAGGTAGTCCACCCCGATCAGTGACGCCGGTGGGAGGGGCCAGGGCAGGCCGAGTTCCTCGACGACCGATTCGATCCCGGCCATGAACGGCCCGATCTTCTCGGGTGCCCAGTCGGTCACGTAGAAGGTCAGCCGGACCACGTCCTCGAATGAGGCGTTGGCTCCGGCGAGGGCCCGGCCGGTGTTGCGCAGCGCCTGCGCGACCTGCCCGGTCAGGTCGCCCGGCGCCACCGGTGTGCCGTCGCCCAGACGGGCGATCTGACCGCTGACGTGGATGTGACGCGACCCGGTGGCCACCGCCACGTGAGCGTAGGGCGTGTGCGGCTGGAGGCCGTCGGGGCTGAAGCGGGTGACAGGCATCGTTTCTCCTCTGGTGAACCCAACTCGGTTTACCATTGATACCTAGTTGCCGGAGGAAACTTCAAGGAGACCTGGTTTCATGCGCGATACCACCACCGCCCGTGCCGAGGAGCTGCGTATCGACGCGCCGCACCGCGAGCTGCTCGACCAGGTGCTGGACAAGTGGTCACTCAGCGTTCTCAACGAACTGTGCGAGCGCCCGTGCCGGTTCAACGAGCTGCGCCGGGCGGTCCCGGCGGTGACACAGAAATCGCTCACGGCCACGCTGCGACGACTGGAACGCAACGGGATCATCGAACGTCACGTCGTGGCGACCCGCCCGGTCGCCGTGGAGTACCGGATCACCCGGTTGGGAAAGACTCTGCGCGCCCCGGTCGACGCCCTCCTCGAGTGGGCCGACACCTACCTGCCGCAGATCGAACACGCCCGCAAGGCGTTCGACGCCGAGACCGAGTAACGGGCGCGGAACCGCGGCGTAGAGCCGAAGTGGGACTGACATGCACCAAACTGCACAGAACGGGACGACAGCGTGCCGTCCGGAGCCGGTGGCGGCTCCGGACGGCGGGTCCGGTCAGACCTGGTTCGCGCCGCCGTCGACGTAGAGCTCGCCGCCGGTGATGAAGCTGCTCTGGTCGGAGGCGAGGAAGAGCACCGCGTTGGCGATCTCCTCCGGCTCGCCCATCCGGCTCATCGGGACGGTGGAGGCGAGCATCTGCACCAGGCCCGCGGCCTCCTCGGGGCTGTTGGCCAGTCCGGTGACGCCAGGGGTCTCGGTCGGGCCCGGGATCACGGTGTTGACGCGAATCTTCCGGTCGGTCAGTTCGGCGGCCCAGGTGCGGCCGAAGGAGCGGATGGCGGCCTTGGAGGCGGCGTACACGCCGAAGGCCGGGGCGCCCTTGGTGGCGGCGGTCGAACCGGCCAGAATGACCGATGCGCCGTCGTTGAGCACCGGCAGGGCCTTCTGCACGGTGAACAGCGTCCCGCGCACATTGCGGTCGAAGGTGTCGGTGTAGTGCTCCAGGCTGATCTTGCCCAGGGGTGCGAACTCGCCGCCACCGGCGTTGGCAAAGAGCACGTCCAGGCCGGCGCCGTGGGCGGTGATCGCGTCGATGACGCGGTCGAGGTCGTCGAGGTCGCTCACGTCGCTGCGGATGCCCGTGGCGGCCGGGCCGATGGCCGCGACAGCCTCGTCCAGCTGCTGCTGGCGGCGTCCGGTGATGAAGACGTGCGCGCCCTCGGCGGCGAAGCGGCGAGCCGTGGCCAGTCCGATGCCGGAGGTGCCACCGGTGACGAGGGCGATCTTGCCATTGAGCTGTGCCATTGGTCGTACTCCTTGAACTCGATCGTGCGTGGGGTTCCGTGCGTCGCCGATCCGGTGTCGTACCGGGTCGGTCGGGGTTGGTCAGTGCGCGGTGCGCGCGGTGAAGCGGGGCAGGAGCGCGGCGAGTTCGCGCCACTGCCGCCGGGGCAGCCCCGCACCGTCGGTGTCGGGCCGCAGGACGTGCAGGGTGACGTGGTCCGCCCCGGCGTCCAGGTGGGCCTGGACGCGGTCGGCGACGGCGTCGAGGTCGCCCCAGGCGACCAGCGCGTCGACGAGCCGGTCGCTGCCTCCCGGGACGAGGTCCTCCTCGCCGAAGCCGAGGCGGGCGAGGTTGGCCCGGTAGGCGGGAAAGCCGATGAACATCCCGACCCCGGCGCGGGCGGCCGCCCGCGCCCGCTCGGGGTCGCGGTCCAGAACGACCGCCAGGTGCGGCGCGATGAGCGGTTCGTCGCCCACCCGCGCCCGCTGGTCGGCCGAGTGCTGGGGTGTCACCAGGAAGGGATGCCATCCCGAGGTCCGCGTGGCGGCCAGATCGACCATCCTCGGCCCCAGCGCACCCAACAGGCGCCGCTCGGCGGCGATGGGTCGGGGCGCGGCGTCGAGGCCGTCGAGGAACCGAGCCATGGACACCGTCGGCTTGCCGTAGTCCTGCCCCGCGCTGGCGGCGGAGTGGGCGTTGCTCACTCCCAGTCCCAGCGCGGCGCGCGGCCCGTACGCCGCGTCCAGTGCGGCCCACCGGTCGCCGAGTACGGCCGGGTCCTGGCCCCACATGGAGAGCACGCCGAGCGTCACGGTGGCGTGGGGCGCGGCGTCCAGCAGGTGCTCGACGTCGTCGACCGCCCCCGGGCCGTCCAGCCCCGGGATCCAGAGCGCGGGGAAGCCGAGCTGGTCCAGCTCAGCGGCGGCCTCCCGGACCTCGGGCCGGGCGGCTCCGCGTAGCTCCATGCTCCAGATGCCGATCGCGCCGATCGTCCGCTTCAAGCTCTCCATCTCGACCCCCTCCATGCTTCTGTACCTGTCGGTACATAACAAGCTAGCAGGCGCCACCGGCATTCCCCGGATTTCTGTACCGATCGGTTCCAGCCGGCGGTAGCCTTGGCGGCTGGAAGGTGGTGGACGAGATGACCCAGATCGGACGGCCGCGCGAATTCGACGCGGACCAGGCCCTGGATCGCGCGATGGAGGTGTTCTGGCGGCACGGCTACGAGGGAGCGTCGCTGGCCGACCTGACCGCGGCCATGGGCATCAACAAGCCGAGCCTCTACGCCGCATTCGGCAACAAGGAGGGCCTGTTCCGCAAGGTCGTCGCCCGCTACGCGGACGTGGAGATGGCGTACGCCCGCAGCGCTCTCGACCAGCCTACGGCGCGGGAGGTGGCGGCGGCGTTGCTTCGCGACAACGTGGTGGCGCTGACCCGCCCCGACCGGCCGGCCGGATGCCTCTCCGTCCAGGGCGGCACCGCCTGCGGTGCCGGGAACGCGACGATCTCCGAATTCCTCGCCGCCAGCCGACTGGCTGGCGAGCAGGCCATCGCCGCTCGCTTCGCCCGCGCCGTCGACGAAGGAGACCTGCCGGCCGACGCCGACCCCACCGCGCTGGCCCGCTTCCTGAGCGTCGTCACCGAGGGGCACGCCGTGCACGCCGCGGCGGGCGCTCACCGCGGCCAACTGGAGGAGTCCGCCGATATCGCGTTGCTCGCCTTCACCGCGGCGGCCTATCCCGGTGGCACCGCCCGGTGATCGGCGCGGCGCTCGGTGCGGGCGTCCTGCCGGCGTGCAGGATGTGGCGTGTTGGGCGCACGACACCCCCGCGCAGGCGCAGCTCGGCCGGCGGCACGCAGTTATCGCTGCGCACCTGCGTCCGAAGGGCGCTGCGGAGGCCGATCTCGGCTCAGCGCCCCAACACTGAGACGACCGTCATGTTGGCGGTGCCAACGCCGCCGATCTGCAGGGCCACCGCCGTCAGCCCGAGGATGAAGCCAAGAACGCGCCTGATCATCGGCTGACGCGGGTGCTTCTTCAGGACGGCTCGGCGACGCCGTGTACCGCCTCCATGATGGACTGGGCGACCTCGCCGGGCTGGGACACCGCCATCGCGTGAGAGGCGCCGGCGATGTCCCGAACGCCGCGGGCACCGGCGCGTTCGGCCATGAAGCGGTGCGCGGCGACCGGGATGT
This genomic interval from Micromonospora sp. CCTCC AA 2012012 contains the following:
- a CDS encoding TetR/AcrR family transcriptional regulator, translated to MTQIGRPREFDADQALDRAMEVFWRHGYEGASLADLTAAMGINKPSLYAAFGNKEGLFRKVVARYADVEMAYARSALDQPTAREVAAALLRDNVVALTRPDRPAGCLSVQGGTACGAGNATISEFLAASRLAGEQAIAARFARAVDEGDLPADADPTALARFLSVVTEGHAVHAAAGAHRGQLEESADIALLAFTAAAYPGGTAR
- a CDS encoding SDR family oxidoreductase, with protein sequence MAQLNGKIALVTGGTSGIGLATARRFAAEGAHVFITGRRQQQLDEAVAAIGPAATGIRSDVSDLDDLDRVIDAITAHGAGLDVLFANAGGGEFAPLGKISLEHYTDTFDRNVRGTLFTVQKALPVLNDGASVILAGSTAATKGAPAFGVYAASKAAIRSFGRTWAAELTDRKIRVNTVIPGPTETPGVTGLANSPEEAAGLVQMLASTVPMSRMGEPEEIANAVLFLASDQSSFITGGELYVDGGANQV
- a CDS encoding TIGR03620 family F420-dependent LLM class oxidoreductase; translated protein: MESLKRTIGAIGIWSMELRGAARPEVREAAAELDQLGFPALWIPGLDGPGAVDDVEHLLDAAPHATVTLGVLSMWGQDPAVLGDRWAALDAAYGPRAALGLGVSNAHSAASAGQDYGKPTVSMARFLDGLDAAPRPIAAERRLLGALGPRMVDLAATRTSGWHPFLVTPQHSADQRARVGDEPLIAPHLAVVLDRDPERARAAARAGVGMFIGFPAYRANLARLGFGEEDLVPGGSDRLVDALVAWGDLDAVADRVQAHLDAGADHVTLHVLRPDTDGAGLPRRQWRELAALLPRFTARTAH